Part of the Serinus canaria isolate serCan28SL12 chromosome 1, serCan2020, whole genome shotgun sequence genome is shown below.
GCGCAGgcaaaaaaagggcaaagtgccccttttcctttcattagGTTCAGTGTTACATTGAGCAAACACACGTGCAAACAATAGCTTGGCAAGCCAGAAGCTCTGCTTAGGCCTCTGGATCTTGGCAAGCAACCATGTCCAACAAAACCAGAATTCCAAACAGGGTCTTTCTCAGTGGTCCCGGTTTCTGTCCTTTTTCATGGCGATCATGAGGCAGATGAGAAAAACTTTGGACAGAGACTTACATGGATTTGAAGCTGTCCTTCTCTGGCACCACTCCTCTCCCAATGGAATATTTGTACATTTAGGGACTTTGAAAGCTCCAGGTAAACAAGGTCAAGGGACAATATCCAGAGCAGAGCATAACtatctccagcagcagcaacaatgACAAAGAAGACTTGCTTGAGGTGCAAAACAAAGACAGGCAAATgcttgcacatttttttttctggatagCTCTCACTTTTCAATGGATATTCATTGCTGAAGTCATACAGTGTGGAAAATATCTCTAGTATCATTAAGCACTTTCCCAGCCTGCTGTACTCTGATGTTTTCTCAACTTCAGACAATGAGAGCTATGTTGTAACATTCATTTACTGAGTTATTTAACACAGTCAGTAGTGAGAGGCATGGGAGGCTACTAAGAGTGATGGGATGCCTTTGTCTGGTTTGTCCAGGAGGATGTGAGAGAACTCCACAAGGAGGTGTTTGAAGTAAGAGACTCATCAGATTAATTCAGCAAAGTCTTTcttaaagaacaaaataaatgagaaacaaCTGTTTTCCAAAGTATtgttagattatttttttttgtttatatattCTAGGCCAACAATTAAAATCTGCagataaattttgttttcaggttttgcCTTGACAGAAAAAGGCATAACCATGTAGCTCCCATTGCAGAAGAATCCAAGCCCCCCAGAGAATCACTCCAACAGCAGCTTAGCAGGTAAATTCATGGTTACTTTGCTACTCCCATTACACTCAGAGATTTTTAGGAAACAGAGGTGTTGGACTTCCCTCTGTAAAAGAGGTATTTCCCTTCACCTGTCCTTTCTTCCTTATCTCACACATAGTCTTTATTTCCAGATCACAGAATactctgggttggaagggacccacaaggatcatcaagtttAACCCTTAGGTGAATGGCTCATATGGGGACTGAACTCAGGACCTCGGTGTTACTAGCACTCAGCTAATCTCAGCATCATCTTCAACAGAGTCCCCTGCTGTCAGCTCGACTGCTTCTGGGATCAGACCAGGC
Proteins encoded:
- the C1H21orf62 gene encoding LOW QUALITY PROTEIN: uncharacterized protein C21orf62 homolog (The sequence of the model RefSeq protein was modified relative to this genomic sequence to represent the inferred CDS: substituted 2 bases at 2 genomic stop codons); this encodes MKPIAYAAFSICLALILARFLRIHISFVRSQKNHTLVFTKENTIHNCSCSMPIRDCNYCLANLMCSCKTVLLSTMGKNTYNSHLTIWFTDTSLCWRWSSACEVETYMDLKLSFSGTTPLPMEYLYIXGLXKLQVNKVKGQYPEQSITISSSSNNDKEDLLELSLFNGYSLLKSYSVENISSIIKHFPSLLYSDVFSTSDNESYVVTFIY